cccgcACCAACCTTATATGCTTTCCTTACAATCTGTATGGTTGtgacctctgtggatgagctgtcatttctctttctcaagagatttctcttttttaaaccaaatctttattaattttgatagtatccatagtttttcttctcccatGGAAAAAAgagtaatctatttctgggggaattttccacccctttctatttgtttaacatatcctttatagtttgatttgatctttctacaactgcctgacctgtaggattgtgtgtaTAATATGCTttgtgaaagaccctacagaccccctcctcagaacccgcagctagcaggctccccgggagaacgtcctgtttgcttgaaagattctcaggatcagcagctagcctgctctcgtgagaggaaaacaggatatctataagataggacatctacaaagtaggatgacttcaaagtaggatacctataagataagagcaggatgtctgctgccagacatccatgctgggagaggaaaaccattcatgccaccccccccccgcctcattctgataaccacgcttctgcttctgtaaattgctttttgctgccctctttcctataaaaagtcctcctcccagtctacaggcgcgcaagtcctccgaaagactttgccgcccgcaggtacctgtgtctacctaataaacctcttgcagtttgcatccgactcgtggtctcggcctggtctgtgggtccggggtctccacctgagggaaggtccctaccgggggtctttcatttggtgcattggccgggaattgaaggcccccacccagggaccaccgacccaccatcgggaggtaagctggccagcaccgatttgttagtctgtgtctgcgtcgtttctgtgctttgttaactctgtacactcagatctgggtgctctgtatctggcgggcccaggaaggagctgacgagctcggacttccaccccgcagccctggaagacgttccaagggtgtctggagccctgaattaggtggcagctttttccggagctcaatctgtatcccaaagtcttgctttgctgacttggGTCTGAATCTGGAGCCTTTTCGGTGCTCATCTGACGGGCCACATTCCAAAGGTGGCCGGAGCCTGATTTTTCACAGTCTCCGTCTGAAGTTTTGCTTTCGGTTTTGCGCCAAAGCCGTGCTGAGCGTCCATATTGTTTGTGTCTgattgttggatttttgtgtttaaatatgttctttgtttttgtatatctgtttgtgctcgagtctaaatctggtaccatgggacaatcgttaacaacccctcttcacttaagaagggggaaaaattggggttttaactgtttctcagagactggaactgatggtatttagtaacaacaatgtctgtcattgtactcttactggaattgacctgatgatatttgtaactgcttatagaagttggaaaagtttgacacaccctgtaaaatgtTGAGCCTCCTCCATATGCAGGATCAGATAGCCCAGAGGGACCTGAAGCGGCGATGGCCGAGGGGCCCCCACAAGAATCCCCGGCCCTCTCACCTATGGCTGGCCAACAGAGGGACAGACGCGAGCCGCCGCCTGATTCCACCTCCCACGCCCTTCCCCTCCGAGAGGGTCCGAATGGGCAGCAACAGTACTggccattctcagcttctgatctctataactggaaacagcataacccttccttttccaaaaacccagtggcgctgactaatctaatcgagtctattttagtcacccaccagcccacctgggatgattgccagcaactcttgcaagccctgctgacctcagaggaaGAGCAAAGAGTCTTTTTGGAGGCTCGGAGAAACGTTCCAGGCGACAACGGTCACCCAACCCTTTTGCCTAACGAAATTGACGAGGCCTTCCCTCTGACGCGACCTGATTGGGACTTCACCACAGCTGCAGGTAAGGGACACCTACGCCTCTATCGCCAGCTGCTTATAGCGGGTCTCCGAGGGGCAGCATGCCGCCCCACTAATGTGGCTCAGGTAAAGCAAGTGATACAAGGGAATGAGAATACTCCCTCTGCCTTTTTAGAGAGGTTTAAGGAAGCATACAGAATGTATACTCCCTATGACCCGGGGAACCGGGGCAGGCCATTAGTgtttcaatatcctttatttggcagtccagtccggatatcagaagtaaattacagaggctggaaggtctgcaggggtatacaatacaggatctgctgaagaggcaaagaaagagagaaggaaaggagaatttacaagtatattcagaggagcaaccaataaatgaggaaagagacatgaaacagaataaagaattaagcaggctgctggccactgtagttcaaggacaagaaagagagggaggtaggctgggagaaaggaagggggccaaaatggacagggaccaatgtgcttattgcaaaaaaagaggctcttggaccagggcattctcatcccctgccggtcaccatggaataccccccttttaccagtaaagaaaccagggactggggactacCGGCCAGGGCAGGATTTGAGGGAGGTCAACAAAAGGGTGAAGGACATGCACCCCATGGTCCCCAACCCCTATAACTTattgagcactctgccaccatcccacGTTTGGTATACCATATTAGACTTaaaggatgccttcttctgcttgcGGCTGCATCCGGAGAGCCAGcccctttttgcctttgaatAGAAGGACCCAGATCTTGGTCTTTCGGGTCAATTGACCTGGACTAGGCTCCCCCAGGGATTCAAGAACAGCCCGACCCTCTTTGATGAGGCTCTGCACCGGGACCTGGCGACTTTCGGGTCCAGTACCCCACCCTGACATTGCTCCAATACgttgatgacctccttctggcgccgcttcagagaaagaatgtcaggagggcacaaagtccctcctacagacattgggacaattaggatatcgggtatcagccaggaaggctcagatgtgccagaagcaagtcatttacctaggttatcaattaaaagatggacagagatggctgaccgaGGTGAGCAAACAGACTATCACTAACATCCCTGCCCCCCGGAACCCCCGCCAGCTGCgagagtttctgggaacagcgggattctgccgcctctggatcccagggtttgccgagatggctgcacccttgtatcctctaactaaacaagggacaatgtttgattggggagaggaacagcagagggctttcaaaaacattaagaaagccttaccagcctcccctgctttaggcctccctgacatcaccaaaccctttgacttgttcgtggatgagagacagggttacgtcaaaggggtcctaactcaaaaactgggcccttggaggcgtcctgtagcttatctctcaaagaaactcaacccagtttcttcagggtggccgccctgtctgcgaatggtagcagctattgcagtcctcactaaagacgcgggtaaactaaccctgggccagccactgactatcctggcaccccatgcggtggaagccttggtcaagcagcctccagaccgctggctctccaatgccagcatgacttactaccaagccctgctcctgaatgCGGACTGGGTGCAATTCGGACCTGTGGTCGCTCTTAATCCCGCGACCTTGCTCCCCCTGCCTGAGGACCCGGAACACCACGACTGCCTCCAGATCCTCGCAGAAACACACGGGACCAGACCGGACCTGACGAATCAACCCCTCCGAGATGCTGACTATACTTGGTATacggatggcagcagtttcctggcaaatgggaaaCGAAAGGCGGGGACAGCAATgacaacagagactgaggtagtttgggcagaagccttaccagcaggcacctccgcccagagggctgaactcatcgctctgacctaggcactccggatggcagaaggtaagagactgaatgtttatacggatagccgatatgcattcgccatggctcacatacatggggaaatttattgaagacgagggctgctgacctcagaaggaaaggaaattaaaaacaaacttgagatactggcactcctgaaagccttatttttgcccccaaaattaagtattatgcactgccctgggcatcaaaaaggccatagccctgaggaaaagggaaataggctGGCAGATAACGCTGCTTGAgagattgctataaaatcaaccaagacctcccaagctctccccttgacgaacccggaagaggcccaagcctccagttcgctaccctatagtaaagaggacattgatctcctaaagaaaatgggggccacatatgaccccgaaaagcaacattgggttttcaaggaaaagattggtatgccaacaaaacatacttataaaataatagactacttgcataaattgactcatttggggccaaagaagatgaaaaccttgttggacagacaggagtcaggccaatacctcctgaacagggacggagccctgcaaaaagtgactgatgaatgccaagcctgcgctcaggtaaatgcaggcagaaTCAAGCTTGGTCCAGGAGTTCGGGCACGGAGACATTGTCCCGGAGTACATTGGGAGATCGACTTTACAGAGGTTAAGCCAGGTCTCTAGGGGTACAGATACCTCCTGGTGTTCATAGACACTttttcaggatgggtagaagcctttcccaccaaaaacgaaacctcaaaggtggtgaccaaaaagctcttggaagaaatatttcccaggtacgGAATGCCTCAAGTCTTGGCACCGATAATGGGCCCGCCttcgtctcccaggtaagtcagtaggtggccaaactcctaggggtcgaatggaaattacattgtgcgtatagaccccaaagttcaggacaggtagaatgcatgaatagaacaattaaggagaccttatccaaattaacgcttgcaactggcactagagactgggtgctcctcttaccactggccctgtacagggcccacAACACCCTGGGGCCTCAtggactgactccttttgaaatcctatatggggctcctccccatttataaatttctttaattcaaacattgccgattttgctaacagtccttctctggaggctcatttacaggtgtctacagattgtgcagagagaggtttggaggccaCTCGCCGCTGCTTACCAAGACCAACTGAACCAGCCGGTGGAACCGCATCCCTTCCAGATAGGAGATACTGTTTGTGTCCGCAGACACCAGACCTAAAACTTGGAACCTCGGTGGAAAGGCCCTtacactgtccttctgacccccaatggcactaaaggttgacggcatcacagcctggatccacgcctcacacgttaaggccgcccatacagctgacaaaatggagcccgccgcaaccccagcatggagagcccaacgcactcaaaaccccttaaagataaggcttacCCGTGGGGCCCTTGGATCATTATATGGGCCCTACTAAGACTGGGGATGGCGACATTCCCGGGATATGACTACCATCAcccggggggtggagggggacgacatgggaccaggaacaaagacttctatgtttgtccaggacaaaacacacaaaagggacaTGGAGGGCCGGGGGACGGTTACTGTGCCCAATGGGGTTGTGAAACGACGGGGGAGGCTTACTGGAAACCCTCCTCCATCTGGGATCTAATCACGCTCAGACGAGGAACCACGCCTGGGTACTCGggaaggggaccctggacttgCGGGGGGAAAAGCTTGTGGCCCTTGCTATGATATCGCTACCGCTACCAATGTCCAGGACGCCACCCCAGGAGGTAGATTATGGAGACCAGccaatttagacaacttcaggcagccatgcatactgatatcaaggcactggaagaatcggttagcgcacttgaagagtcattaatcccccctctcagaggtagccctacaaaacaggagggggctagacatgttgtttttacaagagggagggttatgctcagcactcaaagaggaatgttgtttctatgcgaaccacactatgacaaagcttagagagaggtaaagacagacacaaaagctgctcgaatcacaacagggatggttcgaagggtggtttaataagtctccctggtttacgactctattgtctcctctgatgggtcccttgattgattgtcctccttctgatactcctgtttgggccctgcatcttaaaccgcttggtccagtttatgaaagacaggctgtcagttattcaggccctagtgctgacccatcagtatcatatggtacaacaacaagaaaccgaGGTTCCCTAACTGcttagagtaaaagatttaactctgtgataaaagaaaaggggggaatgaaagaccctacagaccccctcctcagaacccgcagctagcaggctccccgggagaacgtcctgtttgcttgaaagattctcaggatcagcagctagcctgctctcgtgagaggaaaacaggatatctataagataggacatctacaaagcaggatgacttcaaagtaggatacctataagataagagcaggatgtctgctgccagacatccatgctgggagaggaaaaccattcatgccaccccccccccgcctcattctgataaccacgcttctgcttctgtaaattgctttttgctgccctctttcctataaaaagtcctcctcccagtctacaggcgcgcaagtcctccgaaagactttgccgcccgcaggtacctgtgtctacctaataaacctcttgcagtttgcatccgactcgtggtctcggcctggtctgtgggtccggggtctccacctgagggaaggtccctaccgggggtctttcacttTGTATTATactaagcaaaaaactgtttcatttttttttattgaaaaaaaaattttccgcctcctccccgcctcccatttcactccccctcctccctcccctctccccctcccccactcctcttctcctccctctccagtcccaggagcagtcagggttccctgccctgtggaaagtccaaggtcctcccccctccatccagatctaggaagttgaacatccaaactgtctaggctcccacaaaaccagaacctgaagtaggatcaacaccccgtgccattgtccttggcctcttgtcagctctcattgtccgccatgttcagagtccggttttatcccatgctttttcagtcacagtccagctggccttggtgagctccccatagatcggtccgactgtctcagtgggtgggtgcacccctcgtggtcctgactttgttgtaaatgttctccctccttctgctcctcattaggaccttgggagctcagtccagtgctccagtgtgggtctctgtctctatctccatccatcgctagatgaaggttctatggtgatatgcaagatattcatcagtatggctataggataggatcatttcaggttccctatcctcaggtgcccaaggaactaactggggacattgctctgggcatctggtagccaccccaagctcaagtctcttgccaacccttaggtggttcccttaactaagatatgagtttccctgctcccctatccaaccttcctatatccccaatcatcccgtttccccaagttcccctcatcctctccttcacacttttctttctccatctccccttacccccatcccaccctacccccaagattccaattttttgcccggcactcttgtctacttcccatagccaggaggataactatatgtttttccttgggtttgccctcttgtttagcttctttaggaccacatattatagactcagaggccccacaagatatgggcacaggagatcgcttcctatgtataaccccagcagcacagacattaagggcaacattgaataaatgggacctcctgaaactgagaagcttctgtaaagcaaaggacactgtcactaagacaaaaaggcaccctactgactgggagaagatcttcaccaaccccgcaacagacaaaggtctgatctccaaaatatataaagaactcaagaaactagacgttaaaatgataattaacccaattaaaaaatggggctctgaactgaacagagaattctcaacagaagaagttcaaatggccaaaagatacttaaggtcatgctcagcctccttagcgatcagggaaatgcaaatcaaaacactttgagatatcatcttacacctgtcagaatggctaaaatcaaaaacaccaaagatagcctttgctggagaggttgtggagaaaggggtaccctcattcattgttggtgggactgcaaacttgtgcaaccactttggaaatcagtctggcggtttctcagaaaaattgggatcaacctacccctggacccagcaataccactcctgggaatatacccaagagattccttatcatatgacaaaagcatttgttcaactatgttcatagcagcattatttgtaatagccagaacctggaagcatcctaggtgtccttcaatggaagaatggatgaagaaagtgtggaatatatacacattagagtactactctgcagtaaaaaacaatgacttctcgaattttgcatgcaaatggatggaaatagaaaatactatcctgagtgaggtaacccagacccaaaaagaagattatggggtgtactcactcataattggtttctagctatggatagggggcctctgtttcattttttaaacacatatgCTGGactattatctgtctttatttgcacaggtatacccatgatggccctaacttctaataaatgtgtgattactaaatcagcctttctgagcttaaagcagtacCCCACTGAAAACtggaataagtgtcaatggtgtggtgtacatattttaattttccaaattctgcaaagtggaacacaccCATCTGCCAGATCTTATTCCTTTAAGTCCCGTTTGGCTTAGTCTCTGCAGGTAGCAATGTTTGGTtgtagaaagagcaagtagggcatctctttataattttcttagcttgttgccatgtaatagaaaactctttcttcaaacctgtGTTATTGACATGATGtctttatgaaattctgaggtctgcaacatgcttccaatcaataattgaccAATTTCTGCGTTACCTTGTGCTAGGACCTGGGAGAtccatatgggatcggatgtgtgttatgtatataggacaaaacCTATTCCTGATTATCTCTTACACCTGGAAAAATAaggaagtcaattctgtatcatctggtataaattcagtggtttcaatatgcaagacaactcttttagaatattgtgaatcagtaactatattgagatgttctttaaaatcccttagcaccataagaatagcatataattctgccttctagacagaattataagggctttgttccaccttactcaattcttctgatttgtaacctgcctttcctgatttatttgtagcagtataaaatgtacaggcccTAGTTATTGGAATATCACATACATTTGGAAAAGAATCCAAGAAGCTCTCTTTATGAGGTTCAAactattgcttttgggataattgctattaatttcttccCAAAAATAGCACGAGCCCTTTGCCGGGGTTCATTGACTTCCCATAACTGCAGTTGTTCATTTAGGAGTGGAACCCCTTTAGATTTACCCATCCATGCTGCCATATCAATTGGTATTGTCATTTTTCAGATATATTCAGGTGGCCATGTGGTTGACATTTCTAGGATGCAGCTTCCCTGCGATGtattggagacagaatctcacatgTAATATCCTGGTCCCCTGAGTCTTAGAATCTTTCTTTCTACCTCATCTTCTGAGTTACATCCAGACCCTCAAAGGGTTTGGGTTATAGGTAGATCAACTCAACTGTACACCCTATAGAGTTTAATTGTTCTCTGCAGGTTTATCCACCACAGGGTAGTGTAggagttccttttgtttctatgttgctttcattgaataatgattaaagaaactgccttggcctagtggATAGGAcataacttaggtaggtggagtagacagaactaatgttgggaagaagggcagagttgcagatgccatggatctcctgcttGAGATGGactctggttagaatcttgccggtaagccacagtcatgtggtgacacacagattaatagaaattgattaaattaaaatgtaagaattagaaaataagttagagctaatgggtcaggcagtgtttaaatgaatatagtttctgtgtgattatttcaggtgtaagatagccAGGCAGTCAGGATGACAAGAAACCTGCTCATCCTGTTACAACAGTGTAAGTTATAACCAGATATTTGAGAGACCAATACTTGGTGGACATAGGAGCACCAGCGGGGAGCTGGTCTGTTAGACAGCCATCTACCCTGGCCCCAATGCATCATTCCCTGTGAGCTTTGTGGAGACCAATTCTTGATGGACAAAAGAGACATAAgagttgaaggaagagatgggaaggtgccaatgcaagaactcctccaacatcctaaaaaacaacatggtaccaccagaacccagtggacacacaataggaagacttgatcatcctaatcCAGAAGATATAGGagaaaattactttaaatgttacttaatgaaaatgatggagacccttaaagaagaagtaaaaaactttcttaaagaaatggaggagaagacaaacaaaaaactgaaagaaattaataaatccttcaaagaaaaccaagaaaaagcaatcaaacaggtgaagaaaacatttcaagattTGAAGACTGATATTggtaataaataaaacacaaactgagggaactcTGGAAAGGGAAAATCTGGCATgtataaccaatagaatacaatagatagaagaaaaaaatctcaggtgctgaagattctattgaggaaataaactcagtagtcaaagaaaacaagaaattcaacaaattattaacacaaaacattcaggaaatctgggacaccataaaaaaaccaaacccgaGAATagtaggggtagaagaaggagaataccaactcaaaggcacagaaaacatattcaataaaattatagaagaaaactttcccaacctaaagaagaatatacctatgaaggtacaagaaacttacagaacaccaaataaactggatcaaaaaaaaatcccctcaccatataataattaaaatacagaacaggccgaatgaagaaagaatattaagagctgcaaaaggaaaaggtcaagtaatatataaaggaaaAGCAATCAGAATTACACCATGAGGAGATAGAAGCtcccatcaaaaacctcccaacaaaaaagcccagggtggatggttttagtgctgaattctaccagaactatcaagaagagctaatacctatactcctcaaagtgttccacataatagaagcagaaggctcactgccaaactctttttatggagctacagttaccctgataccaaaaccacacaaagactcaaccaaaaaaaaatccatcaaaaaaaatcatccattatgataaagtaggcttcatcccagagatgcaggtctggttcaacatatgaaaatcaatcaatgtaatccaccatataagtaaactgaaagaaaaaaacatatgatcatttcattagattcagaaaaaacatttgacaaaattcaatatccctttatgataatggtcttggagagattatagATAaaagatcatatctaaatataatgaaagcaatatatagcaagccaacagctaacatcaaattaaatgaagagaaactcaaaacgattccactaaaatcagaaacaagacaaggttgtcttgTCCACTCTATCCgcatctcttcaacatagttcttgaagttttagcaataacagtaagacaacataaggagatcaagggaattcaaatcggaaaggaagacgtcaaactttcattatttgcagatgatatgatagtgtttataagtgaccccaaaaactctaccagagaactcctacagttgataaatatCTTTAGTGAACTGACATGAtaaaatatcaactcaaaaaatcagtatccctttacacaaaggataaagaagctgagagggaaatcagagaaatatcacctttcacaatagtcacaaatcacataaaatatcttggggtaacactaacaaaggacgtgaaagacctatttgacaagaactttatgtctttgaagaaagaaattgaaaaagataacagaaaatggaaagatctcccatgctcttggataggaagaatcaacatagtaaaaatggctatcttaccaaaggcaatctatatattcaatgcaatcccaatcaaaatcccaacacaattcttcacagaacttgaaagaatgatactcaacttcatatagaaaaacaagaaacccaggatagccaaaacaatcttgtacaataaaggaactgagagaggcattaccatccctgacttcaagctctattgcagttacaataatgaaaaaagcttgatattggcataaaaacagagacactgaCCAATgcaattgaattgaagacctggatattaattcacacacctgtgaacacctgatttttgacaaagaagcaaaaaaagatgcaatggaaaaaaagaaagcatcttcaacaaatggtgctggcataactgaatgtcaacctgtggaagaatgaaaatagatccatatctgtcaccatgcacaaaactcaagtccaaatatattaaagacctcagtataataaatctgaccacactgaacctgatagaggagaaagtgggaagtaaccttcaatacatgggcacaggcgaccacttcctaaatataaccccaatagcacagacaataagagcatcaataaacaaatgggacctcctgaaactgagaaacttctgtaaaacaaagga
This genomic window from Chionomys nivalis chromosome 2, mChiNiv1.1, whole genome shotgun sequence contains:
- the LOC130870360 gene encoding uncharacterized protein LOC130870360, giving the protein MAEGPPQESPALSPMAGQQRDRREPPPDSTSHALPLREGPNGQQQYWPFSASDLYNWKQHNPSFSKNPVALTNLIESILVTHQPTWDDCQQLLQALLTSEEEQRVFLEARRNVPGDNGHPTLLPNEIDEAFPLTRPDWDFTTAAGKGHLRLYRQLLIAGLRGAACRPTNVAQVKQVIQGNENTPSAFLERFKEAYRMYTPYDPGNRGRPLVFQYPLFGSPVRISEVNYRGWKVCRGIQYRIC